Proteins from one Streptosporangium becharense genomic window:
- a CDS encoding HEAT repeat domain-containing protein, with protein MRTGSTAVADIDWSGLFHAYGRASDTPGHLLALAGDDEEARGAAVDHLWAAVIHQGTAWSATPPAALVVAGLLSDPRTHDASLPSGSEPRPLRVDLLGFLGAVAEAARPDIPEDEVRAAAFPAGRGEEEVAAALRTMLADDDAWGEDVGEYPDHEDEEDEEGEEEEGEEEVWDEELTSALLARVVLDIRAVAPALYEPVLSCLDDADLRVRTAAVGTLAALALIPGVVDRPAEVVGRLEEAARLAAGHDERAVLVLALGELGAAPREFLADPHPAVRACAALAPALDGDAAAAREVLSALADPAAADSWLSVRPRQLSGHLRFALVATAIRRAGSFEELLPAALGVAAMTTQWTVDSDWGPLLAAAFPEPLTASGSLTGAQRSYLEALVANDDLWSETAGNPLVWFKNAGLTYDRAACRALLAGSTGSAG; from the coding sequence ATGAGAACGGGATCGACCGCCGTGGCGGACATCGACTGGTCGGGGTTGTTCCATGCCTACGGGCGGGCGTCGGACACGCCGGGTCACCTCCTGGCGCTGGCCGGGGACGATGAGGAGGCGCGGGGCGCGGCGGTCGACCACCTCTGGGCCGCGGTGATCCACCAGGGCACGGCCTGGTCGGCGACGCCGCCCGCGGCGCTCGTCGTGGCGGGTCTGCTGTCCGACCCCCGGACACACGACGCCTCCCTCCCGTCCGGCTCCGAACCGCGGCCCCTCCGCGTCGACCTGCTCGGTTTCCTCGGCGCGGTCGCCGAGGCGGCCCGGCCGGACATCCCCGAGGACGAGGTCAGGGCGGCGGCCTTCCCCGCGGGCCGCGGGGAGGAGGAGGTGGCCGCCGCGCTGCGCACGATGCTCGCCGACGACGACGCCTGGGGCGAGGACGTCGGCGAGTACCCGGACCACGAAGACGAAGAGGACGAAGAAGGAGAAGAGGAAGAAGGAGAAGAGGAAGTCTGGGACGAAGAGCTCACCAGCGCGCTCCTGGCGCGGGTCGTCCTCGACATCCGGGCCGTCGCGCCGGCCCTGTACGAGCCCGTCCTGTCGTGTCTCGACGACGCCGACCTGCGGGTGCGCACCGCCGCCGTCGGAACCCTCGCCGCCCTCGCGCTGATCCCCGGTGTCGTCGACCGGCCGGCCGAGGTCGTCGGCCGTCTGGAGGAGGCCGCCCGGCTGGCGGCCGGCCACGACGAGCGCGCCGTCCTGGTGCTGGCGCTGGGCGAGCTCGGCGCCGCCCCGCGGGAGTTCCTCGCCGACCCGCACCCCGCCGTCCGGGCCTGCGCGGCACTCGCCCCGGCGCTGGACGGCGACGCCGCCGCGGCCCGCGAGGTCCTGTCCGCGCTGGCGGACCCGGCCGCGGCGGACTCCTGGCTCAGCGTGCGGCCACGCCAACTCTCCGGGCACCTGCGCTTCGCCCTCGTCGCCACGGCGATCAGGAGGGCGGGCTCCTTCGAGGAGCTGCTGCCCGCCGCCCTCGGCGTGGCGGCGATGACCACCCAGTGGACGGTCGACTCCGACTGGGGCCCGCTGCTCGCGGCCGCCTTCCCCGAGCCTCTCACCGCGTCCGGCTCCCTGACCGGCGCGCAGCGGAGCTACCTCGAAGCGCTCGTCGCCAACGACGACCTCTGGAGTGAGACGGCGGGCAACCCCCTCGTCTGGTTCAAGAACGCCGGCCTCACCTACGACCGCGCCGCCTGCCGGGCCCTGCTCGCCGGGTCCACCGGCTCCGCCGGGTGA